The segment ACAACTCGGTCTCGCATTCCTCCAGGGGCTCGCTCAGGCGGCGCAGCTCGGCCCGCCCCTCGGCCAGAAAGAGCGGCAGCACGCCCACCCCCAGGCCCTGCGCCACAAGCTCCTGCACCGAGAGGATACTGCCCACCTGGTAGCGCGGCTGCACCTTGGGAAAGTGGCGCTTGCGCCAGAGCACCGAGGGATGTTCGGGCAGCGCCTCGTCCGGGGCCACCCAATCGCTCGCACCGGCCTGGACCTGGGCCGGGCTGCGCAGCGTGGACGCCCGGGCGGCATACAGCGCCACCCGCAAGGTGCCCAGCGCCTTGCCCACCACATGGGGCGGTGGGCGCCGGGTGGCGCGCACCGCGATGTCCGCATCGCGCCGCGTCAGGTTGGCCAGCTCGTTGCCCGTGTGCAGCTCGAAGCCCAGCAGCGGATGGGCCTCGCGCAAAGGCGCCAGGGCGGGTGCGATCAGACCGTGCAAGACCGTGTCCGTGGTGGTGATGCGCACCGAGCCGGCCACCTGGGCGGGCTCGGCCACCAGCAGGGCCCGTGCCGACTCCAGCGCCGCCTCCACCGACTCGGCCTGGGCGGCAAGGGCCTGCGCCAGCTCGGTGGCCACATAGCCGGCGCGCGTGCGCTCGAACAGCGACCGCCCCAGGCCGCGCTCCAGACGCTGCAGGGCGCGGAACACGGTGGACGCGTCCACCCCGAGCCGCTCACCGGCCGCGGCCAGGGTGCCGGCACGGCACAGCGCCAGCAGGACTTCCAGCTCGGCCGGGCCGAGTTTGTATTGCATTGAAGCAATGCATTCATTGCACTCCAGCCTATGGCAATTGCCGTTTCGCAATCCTACAGTGAACCCGTCATCCACTGCCCTGCTGCACCGCCATGAACACCTCGCTCCCCGCCCGCTGCCCCGATGCAAGCACCTCCGCCCCCCTGGGCATCACGCTGCTGCGCGTGAGCCTGGGCCTGATGTGGATCGCCCATGCCTTGCTCAAGCTGCTGGTCTTCACGCTGCCGGGCACGGCCCAGTTCTTCAGCAGCCAGGGCCTGCCGGGCGTGCTGGCCTACCCGGTGTTCGCGGTCGAGCTGCTGGGCGGCCTGGCCTTGTTGCTGGGCGTCTACGCCCGCCAGACCGCCCTGGCCCTGGTGCCGGTGATGGCCGTGGCCGCCTGGGTGCATCTGCCCAATGGCTGGGTGCACACCAGCCCCGGCGGCGGCTGGGAGTACCCGGTGTTCCTGATCGCCGCGTCCATCGCGCTCTGGCTGATGGGGGATGGCGCAGCCGCCCTGCGCCGCAGCCCCTTCCTCGTGCCCGCGGCAGCCCGCGGCCGGGAGCCGGCATGAGCGCGCCGCTCACCCTGATCTCGCATGGGCTGTGTCCCTATGTGCAGCGCGCCGCCATCGTGCTGGCCGAAAAAGGCCTGCCCTTCGAGCGGCGTGAGATCGACCTGGCCCGCAAGCCAGACTGGTTCCTGCGCATCTCGCCGCTGGGCCAGACCCCGGTGCTGCTGGTGGGCGACACGCCCCTCTTCGAATCCGCGGTGATCTGCGAGTATCTGGACGAGGCGCATGAGCCCCGTCTGCACCCGGCTCCGGCCCTGGCGCGCGCCCGGCATCGCGCCTGGATGGAGTTCGGCTCCGGCCTGCTCAAGCTCATCGGCGCCTTCTACAGCGCGCCGGATGAGGCCGCGCTGCAGGCCCGCGCGGCCGAGATCCACCAGCGCCTGAGGCAGCTGGAGGCGGTGCTGGGCGCCGGCCCCTACTTCGCGGGCCCGCACTTTGGCCTGGTGGACGCCGTCTTCGGCCCGGTGTTTCGCTACTTCGAGGTCTTAGCCCCCCTGGGGGACTTCGGTCTCTGGCAGGACCTGCCGCGGGTCCAGGCCTGGCGCCAGGCCCTGGCCGCGCGGCCCTCGGTGGCCGGCGCCGTGCGCGCCGACTACCCGCAGCGCCTGCTGGCCTTTCTCCGCGCCCGGGGCTCGGCGCTGAGCCGGCGTCTGCCCGCCGGCGCCTGAGGCTGCGCCCCCATCCCGCCGGGGGCGCCAGGCGCACCGGGCCACCCGGCCCGCGACAACACCCCCCTCTTTGTTCTTGGCAATTAAAGTCGAAAACACAGGCCTAGACTCGGCGCGGCTTTGCAAGGAGGTCGTCAATCTCCCCGCTGCTCCAAAGCCGTGAACGACGACGACGCCGGGTGCCGATTGGCCGAACCCCATTGAACACGCCTGAATTCGTGCGGCAGGAGCGCTTTGCATCTGGGCAAAGACAGCTCGATCCGCAGCGGGGCGCCCATCTGAAGAGAGATGGCTCGCCACGCTGGTGAGGCCATACTCGCAGGCAACGGACGTCGGCACAGCCCTCAAGTCGTTAACCTCGGCGTATACCCGCGAACGGGCGTTGCCAAGGCAGACCGGCGCTCGGTTGTCTCACGCAGCAAGCTACGCGCTGTCACAATCCGCTGCGGCAGTGCCGCTCAAGCACATGTGTTTGGCTCACGCCTCGCGCATGGAAAACCGAAACGGATGCCCCGGCAGTCCCGCACGAGACCCCGGCGGCACCGACCGCCACATGATCTTCACTTTACCGAATCGCAGCGGCCAAAAAAGGCGCACGGACGAAGCACCTAAGCGTCGCGGACATGGAGGAACCCAGCTATGCGAACCAACCATACCGATCAACAAACAGCCGCCAGGGCGCGCG is part of the Shinella sp. XGS7 genome and harbors:
- a CDS encoding LysR family transcriptional regulator, encoding MQYKLGPAELEVLLALCRAGTLAAAGERLGVDASTVFRALQRLERGLGRSLFERTRAGYVATELAQALAAQAESVEAALESARALLVAEPAQVAGSVRITTTDTVLHGLIAPALAPLREAHPLLGFELHTGNELANLTRRDADIAVRATRRPPPHVVGKALGTLRVALYAARASTLRSPAQVQAGASDWVAPDEALPEHPSVLWRKRHFPKVQPRYQVGSILSVQELVAQGLGVGVLPLFLAEGRAELRRLSEPLEECETELWLLTHPEVRHLRRVGVVYAHLAAAIRLP
- a CDS encoding glutathione S-transferase family protein, whose product is MSAPLTLISHGLCPYVQRAAIVLAEKGLPFERREIDLARKPDWFLRISPLGQTPVLLVGDTPLFESAVICEYLDEAHEPRLHPAPALARARHRAWMEFGSGLLKLIGAFYSAPDEAALQARAAEIHQRLRQLEAVLGAGPYFAGPHFGLVDAVFGPVFRYFEVLAPLGDFGLWQDLPRVQAWRQALAARPSVAGAVRADYPQRLLAFLRARGSALSRRLPAGA
- a CDS encoding DoxX family protein, with product MNTSLPARCPDASTSAPLGITLLRVSLGLMWIAHALLKLLVFTLPGTAQFFSSQGLPGVLAYPVFAVELLGGLALLLGVYARQTALALVPVMAVAAWVHLPNGWVHTSPGGGWEYPVFLIAASIALWLMGDGAAALRRSPFLVPAAARGREPA